A single window of Chryseobacterium shigense DNA harbors:
- a CDS encoding winged helix-turn-helix transcriptional regulator: MKTECIGDKVKLKGKTYPCTVSLTMDLVGGKWKTVILYHLKNEAKRYSELRKELATVTEMTLSLQLKQLEKDGLVSRKVFGKKPPVKVVYSLTELGKTFVPVLEAITEWGNQVVLENGEFINRPEKEIN; this comes from the coding sequence ATGAAAACAGAATGTATTGGTGATAAGGTAAAACTGAAAGGAAAGACCTACCCATGTACGGTAAGCCTTACGATGGATCTGGTAGGCGGAAAATGGAAAACCGTAATACTTTACCATCTGAAAAACGAGGCTAAAAGATATAGTGAACTTCGTAAAGAACTGGCAACAGTTACGGAAATGACTTTGAGTTTACAGTTGAAACAGCTGGAAAAAGACGGTTTGGTGTCAAGAAAAGTTTTTGGCAAAAAACCGCCTGTTAAAGTTGTGTACAGCCTGACTGAACTTGGAAAAACCTTTGTTCCTGTGTTGGAAGCCATTACAGAATGGGGCAATCAGGTTGTTCTTGAAAATGGGGAGTTTATAAATAGGCCGGAAAAAGAAATTAATTAA
- a CDS encoding DKNYY domain-containing protein, which yields MKLVSKLLFFSATSFFLKSCNQTNEKNTLHNKSIKTGKSQFAANDIFLAKHSDSCNCSAEFESKDSIKLVHIKNQFYKSKTGHLYEKTEAQREINGHLKEIEYFNGSFSQDVDPLTFEPLDGWYAKDKNYIYYYRPVSGGMQISKLDKADNKTFKILPGQYKYGADKNYFYDGTEIIDDFVPNKTNFKLNSKGQIFEMECNQRKYKFELVN from the coding sequence ATGAAATTAGTAAGTAAATTACTTTTTTTTTCAGCCACTTCTTTCTTTCTGAAAAGCTGTAACCAGACCAATGAAAAGAACACCTTACACAATAAATCTATAAAAACAGGAAAATCTCAATTTGCTGCAAATGACATTTTTTTGGCCAAACATTCCGACAGTTGCAACTGCTCAGCAGAATTTGAATCGAAAGACAGTATTAAGCTTGTCCACATTAAAAATCAATTTTATAAAAGCAAAACAGGGCATTTATACGAAAAAACTGAAGCTCAGAGAGAAATTAATGGGCATTTAAAAGAAATAGAATACTTCAATGGCTCTTTTTCACAGGATGTAGACCCCTTAACATTTGAGCCACTTGACGGATGGTACGCAAAAGACAAAAATTATATTTATTATTACAGACCTGTAAGCGGAGGAATGCAGATTTCAAAACTTGATAAAGCAGACAATAAAACATTCAAAATTCTGCCGGGACAATATAAATATGGAGCTGACAAAAATTATTTTTATGACGGAACAGAAATAATTGATGACTTTGTTCCCAATAAAACAAACTTTAAACTTAACAGCAAAGGACAGATTTTTGAGATGGAATGTAACCAAAGAAAATATAAATTTGAATTGGTAAATTAA
- a CDS encoding DUF1801 domain-containing protein, which translates to MTIQKQITEYITSQPEPKCSDMQELHRIILEIKPACKLWFLDGKNDENKTVSNPNIGYGLQTMQYAGGKTQEFYQIGMSANTTGISIYILTISDKTYLAKTYGQEIGKASVTGYCIKFKALKDINIEILKAAIRDGFEQDEKDN; encoded by the coding sequence ATGACCATCCAAAAACAAATCACCGAATACATCACCAGCCAGCCCGAACCCAAATGTAGCGATATGCAGGAACTTCACCGGATTATTCTGGAAATAAAGCCAGCCTGCAAATTATGGTTCCTTGATGGCAAAAACGATGAAAACAAAACGGTTTCCAATCCTAATATCGGATATGGGCTTCAAACCATGCAGTATGCAGGTGGAAAAACCCAGGAATTTTATCAAATCGGTATGAGTGCCAATACAACAGGAATCTCCATCTATATTCTCACCATCAGCGATAAAACTTACTTAGCTAAAACATATGGACAGGAAATCGGAAAAGCAAGCGTGACCGGATACTGCATTAAGTTCAAGGCTCTGAAAGACATAAACATCGAAATACTCAAAGCCGCCATACGGGACGGGTTTGAACAGGATGAAAAAGATAATTGA
- a CDS encoding winged helix-turn-helix transcriptional regulator: MRKENSTNAINEKFLFQVCELNSAIAMIGGRWKSQIVYSVSQGNNRFHLLKKELPNISEQVLSRQLKELEIHAVIVRKEIPGTVPAGIKYVLTNKGQDLVPILESLCDWVKTYAEGKEISVCPMS; the protein is encoded by the coding sequence ATGCGTAAAGAAAATTCCACCAATGCAATAAATGAAAAATTTTTGTTTCAGGTTTGTGAGCTGAACTCGGCGATTGCAATGATCGGAGGCCGCTGGAAGTCGCAGATTGTTTATTCTGTTTCACAGGGAAACAACCGCTTTCACCTGCTGAAAAAAGAGTTGCCGAATATTTCTGAACAGGTCCTGAGCCGGCAGCTTAAAGAACTGGAAATCCATGCGGTAATTGTCAGAAAAGAAATTCCCGGAACTGTTCCTGCGGGGATTAAATATGTTTTGACTAATAAAGGGCAGGACTTGGTTCCTATTCTGGAAAGCCTTTGCGATTGGGTAAAAACTTATGCTGAAGGTAAAGAAATCTCCGTTTGTCCGATGTCATAA
- a CDS encoding alpha/beta hydrolase: MNKILLIMIGLLATVSSKAQEKWIMKSGYLAQPDTVLVFKPKAYKETEKYPLVYLFHGYSEDYGQWSQTTDLQKLADQYGFIIVTPDGFTSFYINSPVNKNSRYEDFFFKELVPKVHRSFHIDDKNIFISGLSMGGYGALRYFILHSDYFNTAGSTSGALEIDYSGFQKVSQQFWQTNRLINDMTINIGNSKTVNWNQYSISTLLKQHPDFKKAFIFDCGTEDILYSNSVNLKHQTDSMKIPATFISQPGDHNTEYWSKSIGHHFIYFQQHLKK; encoded by the coding sequence ATGAACAAAATATTATTGATCATGATTGGATTATTGGCGACAGTTTCATCAAAAGCACAGGAAAAATGGATTATGAAATCAGGATACCTGGCACAACCTGATACCGTTCTGGTTTTTAAACCGAAAGCATATAAGGAAACAGAAAAATACCCTTTGGTTTATCTTTTTCACGGATATAGCGAGGATTACGGGCAATGGTCACAAACAACGGACCTGCAAAAGCTGGCTGACCAATATGGTTTTATCATCGTTACACCAGACGGGTTTACATCTTTCTACATCAACAGCCCGGTGAATAAAAATTCGCGGTATGAAGATTTTTTCTTTAAAGAATTAGTACCGAAAGTGCACCGTTCTTTCCATATTGATGACAAAAATATTTTCATCAGCGGTTTAAGTATGGGCGGTTACGGAGCTTTGCGGTATTTCATTTTACATTCAGATTACTTTAATACAGCAGGTTCCACAAGCGGAGCTCTGGAAATTGATTATTCCGGTTTTCAGAAAGTAAGCCAACAATTTTGGCAGACAAACAGGCTGATAAACGATATGACAATAAATATCGGCAATTCAAAAACCGTAAACTGGAACCAATACAGTATCTCAACACTATTGAAACAACATCCGGATTTTAAGAAAGCATTTATTTTTGACTGCGGAACGGAGGATATTCTATATTCAAATTCTGTAAATCTCAAACATCAGACTGACAGCATGAAAATCCCCGCAACCTTCATCAGCCAGCCGGGCGATCATAATACGGAATACTGGAGCAAATCTATTGGGCATCATTTTATCTATTTCCAACAGCATCTGAAAAAATAA